A region from the Desulfitobacterium dehalogenans ATCC 51507 genome encodes:
- the mnmE gene encoding tRNA uridine-5-carboxymethylaminomethyl(34) synthesis GTPase MnmE yields MDDTIIALATAVGEGSIHVLRLSGPQAKEIIDQAFTPHHPKRWQEMSQFTLHLGHFYAGEKVLDEVLISRMLAPSSYTGEDVYEINCHGGLYIAERIMKECIRLGARLAEAGEFTKRAFLNGKLDLIQAEAIVDLISAKTDSSADLALHQMEGLLSQKISILREQVLETLAFIEAGIDFPEDDVESLDRESLLQRISKGLDLARDLLKGSKTGRILREGMLTVIVGQPNVGKSSLLNALMGEERAIVTDIPGTTRDEIREAVNIGGILLQLVDTAGIRESEDLVEKLGIERTWKAMEKAELILLIIQAGQELSVEELRILNEYNKDVIVLINKIDLFYSKEQFEGILQNYPTQQGVWIPFSVKENSGFDELEKEIIRRVYQGKDERTKEPLLSNVRQIMALERASLALASGFDSVRNGLPWDIVSIDIRQALQEISQITGDTIQESLLDDIFSRFCIGK; encoded by the coding sequence ATGGATGATACAATTATTGCCTTGGCTACAGCTGTAGGTGAAGGAAGTATTCATGTTTTAAGACTAAGCGGACCTCAGGCAAAAGAAATAATTGATCAGGCATTTACACCTCATCATCCTAAACGTTGGCAGGAGATGAGTCAATTTACTTTGCATTTAGGCCATTTCTATGCTGGTGAAAAGGTTTTAGACGAAGTGCTCATCAGTAGGATGTTAGCCCCGAGCTCTTATACAGGGGAAGATGTCTATGAGATAAATTGTCATGGCGGTCTTTATATTGCGGAAAGGATTATGAAAGAATGCATACGTCTGGGGGCACGTCTTGCTGAAGCCGGAGAATTTACGAAACGTGCTTTTCTCAATGGAAAGCTGGATTTAATCCAGGCTGAAGCTATTGTGGATTTGATTTCTGCCAAGACCGATAGCTCGGCCGATCTGGCACTTCATCAGATGGAAGGACTGCTCTCCCAAAAGATTTCTATCCTAAGGGAGCAGGTTCTGGAGACTCTTGCTTTTATAGAGGCAGGGATTGATTTTCCGGAAGATGATGTGGAAAGCCTGGATCGAGAGTCACTTCTTCAGCGCATTAGTAAGGGACTTGATTTAGCTCGTGATTTGCTTAAGGGGAGCAAGACAGGTAGAATCCTCCGGGAGGGAATGCTGACGGTCATTGTCGGACAGCCTAATGTTGGTAAATCCAGTCTGCTCAACGCCCTTATGGGGGAAGAGAGGGCTATAGTTACAGATATACCAGGTACCACCCGGGATGAAATTAGGGAAGCGGTTAATATAGGCGGAATACTTTTGCAGCTGGTGGATACGGCAGGAATTCGTGAAAGTGAGGATCTCGTTGAAAAGCTAGGTATCGAGCGAACCTGGAAAGCAATGGAGAAGGCCGAGCTGATCCTGCTTATTATCCAGGCCGGACAAGAACTCAGTGTAGAAGAACTTAGGATTTTAAATGAGTATAATAAAGATGTTATTGTTTTAATTAATAAAATTGACCTTTTCTATAGTAAGGAGCAATTTGAGGGGATTCTTCAGAACTACCCCACTCAGCAAGGGGTATGGATTCCTTTTTCGGTGAAAGAAAATTCTGGTTTTGATGAATTGGAGAAAGAAATTATAAGAAGAGTCTATCAAGGCAAAGATGAAAGGACTAAGGAGCCTTTACTTTCCAATGTACGTCAAATTATGGCATTGGAGAGGGCTTCTTTGGCCTTGGCAAGCGGGTTTGACTCGGTCAGAAACGGACTTCCTTGGGATATCGTATCCATTGATATTCGTCAGGCCCTTCAGGAAATTTCTCAAATTACTGGGGATACTATTCAGGAATCCTTGTTGGATGATATTTTCTCACGATTCTGTATAGGAAAGTAG
- the jag gene encoding RNA-binding cell elongation regulator Jag/EloR, with protein MRFVEKTGKTVEEAINACLNELGVERDRVRIEVLEEPTKKGLFGLLGTTLAKVRVSYEDCLGELACSFLKDVCNSMGVSAEFKYTQQGQHWLVDISGEELGILIGRRGDTLEALQYLTNLAVAKQVSEKVRIIIDVEGYRQRREETLVRLAKRLSDKVKRTGTRVVLEPMNPHERRIIHTALQDDARISTFSEGEEPNRKVVISLKRTKEIS; from the coding sequence ATGAGATTTGTTGAGAAAACAGGTAAAACTGTAGAAGAAGCTATTAATGCTTGTCTGAACGAATTGGGAGTTGAGCGGGATCGGGTGAGGATTGAGGTCTTAGAAGAGCCTACCAAAAAAGGACTTTTCGGATTATTGGGAACCACCCTTGCTAAAGTACGCGTTAGCTATGAAGACTGTCTGGGTGAGCTGGCCTGTTCCTTTCTTAAAGATGTGTGTAACTCCATGGGTGTCAGTGCAGAGTTTAAATATACACAACAAGGGCAGCATTGGCTTGTTGATATTTCCGGTGAAGAGCTTGGTATCTTAATTGGCCGTAGGGGAGATACTCTGGAAGCACTCCAGTACCTGACCAATCTTGCCGTAGCTAAACAGGTTTCTGAAAAAGTTCGTATTATTATTGATGTCGAAGGTTATCGTCAGCGGCGGGAAGAGACCCTGGTCCGTTTAGCCAAGAGACTATCTGATAAAGTAAAACGTACTGGAACTCGCGTTGTCTTAGAACCTATGAATCCTCATGAAAGAAGGATTATCCATACTGCTTTGCAAGATGATGCAAGGATCTCTACCTTTAGTGAAGGTGAAGAACCCAACCGTAAAGTGGTTATTTCCTTAAAACGGACAAAAGAGATTTCCTGA